The Candidatus Koribacter versatilis Ellin345 genome has a segment encoding these proteins:
- a CDS encoding BlaI/MecI/CopY family transcriptional regulator, whose amino-acid sequence MPPKQSETLTEAELRIMEVLWAKGSGTVQEVLDKLPMTLAYNSVLTTIRILEKKRYVRHVKEGRAHVYAPVVHREEATRSEIRHLVGRFFRNSHEALVLNILQDEKISAADLKHLREMLDRSESK is encoded by the coding sequence GTGCCGCCGAAACAGTCGGAGACACTGACGGAAGCCGAGCTGAGAATCATGGAAGTGCTCTGGGCCAAAGGGTCGGGCACCGTCCAGGAGGTTTTGGACAAGCTGCCGATGACCTTGGCGTACAACTCCGTTCTGACCACGATTCGAATCCTGGAAAAGAAGCGGTACGTGCGGCATGTGAAAGAGGGCCGCGCGCACGTGTACGCGCCGGTGGTGCACCGCGAAGAGGCGACGCGATCGGAAATCCGCCACCTCGTGGGCCGCTTCTTCCGGAACTCGCACGAAGCCCTGGTGTTAAACATCCTGCAAGACGAAAAGATCAGCGCGGCCGACCTGAAGCATCTGCGCGAAATGCTGGACAGGAGCGAGTCGAAGTGA
- a CDS encoding M56 family metallopeptidase: MNAWAHLAPFAAAHAMNAGIVGLALVGILWVALRLSGKQSSRARFAIWFVGLLAVAALPFLFAQRLVSNPASSFVALPSRWAEYFVALWAIGTTVGILRIAAGLMRLRQLRSNAVGIAPASLPVATAAKLQNDGGWRDVLILRSDEVSVPMVIGFVRPAILLPSSLVPQLSEEELDVIVLHEMAHIRRWDDWTNLVQKVVKAVFFFHPAVWWIDGRLTLEREMACDEMVLAQSPSAKAYAGFLISFHEKLQSAGAPVLVQALVSKVSQLAERVTEILEAKKPAKSRVPAFAASAALLAALGAAPMLPEFVSFGNAPEIAKSQAPAKHVSTTHTYDVSAVIPSVETQVKVINASYTPGTVQPVKAKTARKRRPAPQQIAEKVPAKRPMLVVYQSAQFDGANWTICVWSVDPATNRTVQSFVLKI, translated from the coding sequence GTGAACGCCTGGGCACACCTCGCACCATTCGCCGCGGCGCACGCGATGAATGCCGGCATCGTCGGCTTGGCGCTCGTCGGCATTCTTTGGGTCGCTTTGCGACTTTCTGGCAAGCAGAGCTCACGGGCACGCTTCGCGATCTGGTTTGTTGGATTGCTGGCAGTGGCAGCGCTTCCCTTCCTGTTCGCGCAACGACTGGTATCGAACCCGGCCTCGAGCTTCGTGGCTTTGCCCTCGCGGTGGGCTGAATATTTCGTCGCACTCTGGGCGATCGGCACGACGGTGGGAATCCTGCGCATTGCAGCAGGGCTCATGCGGTTACGGCAATTGCGCAGCAACGCAGTCGGAATTGCGCCGGCGTCGTTGCCTGTCGCGACGGCAGCAAAGCTGCAGAACGATGGCGGCTGGCGCGACGTTCTTATCCTGCGCTCGGATGAAGTCTCGGTTCCGATGGTGATTGGCTTCGTGCGGCCAGCAATACTCCTGCCGAGCAGTCTGGTTCCACAGCTTTCCGAAGAAGAGTTGGACGTGATCGTGCTGCACGAGATGGCGCACATCCGCCGCTGGGACGATTGGACCAACCTGGTGCAGAAGGTCGTGAAAGCGGTCTTCTTCTTCCATCCCGCGGTGTGGTGGATTGACGGTCGCCTCACGCTCGAGCGCGAGATGGCTTGCGACGAGATGGTGCTGGCGCAGTCGCCGAGCGCGAAAGCGTACGCGGGGTTCCTGATCTCTTTCCACGAGAAGTTGCAATCCGCGGGCGCGCCTGTGTTGGTGCAGGCGCTGGTGAGCAAGGTGTCGCAACTGGCGGAACGTGTGACCGAGATACTTGAAGCGAAAAAACCTGCGAAAAGCCGTGTGCCCGCCTTCGCAGCGAGCGCCGCGTTACTGGCAGCGCTGGGGGCGGCGCCGATGCTGCCAGAATTCGTCTCCTTCGGAAACGCCCCGGAGATCGCGAAGAGCCAGGCTCCCGCGAAGCACGTGTCGACAACCCACACGTACGACGTTTCGGCCGTGATTCCGTCGGTGGAGACACAGGTAAAGGTCATCAATGCTTCGTACACCCCGGGCACGGTACAGCCGGTTAAAGCGAAAACAGCACGCAAGCGCCGTCCAGCACCGCAGCAGATCGCGGAAAAAGTGCCTGCCAAACGGCCGATGCTGGTGGTTTATCAGTCGGCGCAATTCGACGGCGCGAACTGGACGATCTGCGTGTGGAGTGTGGATCCTGCGACGAACAGAACCGTGCAGTCATTCGTTCTGAAGATCTGA